Proteins encoded together in one Micromonospora auratinigra window:
- a CDS encoding branched-chain amino acid aminotransferase has translation MSGGDKLDFETRPNTAPVSAADRAALLANPGFGRVFTDHMVTIRYAEGKGWYDARVEARAPIPMDPAAAVLHYAQEIFEGLKAYRTGDGSVTMFRPEANAARFVASAKRLAMPELPPETFVDSLRRLVEIDRDWIPEHEDASLYLRPFMFASEVFLGVRPANEYLYCVIASPAGAYFAGGIKPVTLWVSPDYTRAAPGGTGAAKCGGNYAASLAAQAEAIEAGCDQVVFLDAVERRFVDELGGMNVFFVYDDDTLVTPPLTGTILPGITRDAILTLAAESGLQVQERPVSFADWQADAASGRLREVFACGTAAVINPIGGVRFPDGEFLIGGGEPGRTTMALRQQLVDIQRGRAEDRHGWVQRVL, from the coding sequence ATGAGCGGTGGTGACAAGCTCGATTTCGAGACCCGTCCGAATACCGCGCCGGTATCCGCCGCCGATCGGGCCGCCCTGCTGGCGAACCCCGGCTTCGGTCGGGTGTTCACCGACCACATGGTGACGATCCGGTACGCCGAGGGCAAGGGCTGGTACGACGCCCGGGTGGAGGCCCGCGCGCCGATCCCGATGGATCCGGCCGCCGCGGTCCTGCACTACGCGCAGGAGATCTTCGAGGGGCTGAAGGCGTACCGGACCGGGGACGGGTCGGTGACCATGTTCCGGCCGGAGGCCAACGCGGCCCGCTTCGTCGCCTCGGCGAAGCGGCTGGCGATGCCGGAGCTGCCGCCGGAGACGTTCGTCGACTCGCTGCGCCGGCTGGTCGAGATCGACCGGGACTGGATCCCCGAGCACGAGGACGCCAGCCTCTACCTGCGGCCGTTCATGTTCGCCAGCGAGGTCTTCCTCGGCGTCCGGCCCGCCAACGAGTACCTCTACTGCGTCATCGCCTCGCCCGCCGGGGCGTACTTCGCCGGTGGGATCAAGCCGGTGACGCTCTGGGTCTCCCCGGACTACACCCGGGCCGCGCCCGGCGGCACCGGCGCGGCCAAGTGCGGCGGCAACTACGCCGCCTCGCTGGCCGCCCAGGCCGAGGCGATCGAGGCCGGTTGCGACCAGGTGGTCTTCCTGGACGCGGTGGAGCGGCGCTTCGTCGACGAGCTGGGCGGCATGAACGTCTTCTTCGTCTACGACGACGACACGCTGGTCACCCCGCCGCTGACCGGCACGATCCTGCCCGGCATCACCCGGGACGCGATCCTCACCCTGGCCGCCGAGTCGGGGCTCCAGGTGCAGGAGCGGCCGGTCAGCTTCGCCGACTGGCAGGCCGACGCGGCGAGCGGACGGCTGCGTGAGGTCTTCGCCTGCGGCACCGCAGCGGTGATCAACCCGATCGGCGGGGTGCGCTTCCCGGACGGCGAGTTCCTGATCGGCGGCGGCGAGCCGGGGCGGACCACCATGGCGCTGCGGCAGCAGCTCGTCGACATCCAGCGCGGCCGGGCCGAGGACCGGCACGGCTGGGTGCAGCGGGTGCTCTGA
- a CDS encoding tyrosine-protein phosphatase has product MSGVDAPDLTFRTLFNFRDVGGRTGHDGRPVRTGRLYRSDSLHRLDETDQAAFTALGIRTVIDLRRPTEVARDGRVPELAGLTYRHIHPEHRDWAEQMYDPGTGLARWLADRYADLARTGTAGLAEAVGLIADSANAPTVVHCVAGKDRTGIVCGLTLAVLGVADDDIAADYALSTEASERFHAWVTATLPELPALPAPYLASPAEAMSLFLAELRAGYGSVEDYLRHAGVTDAQLDALRAHLLS; this is encoded by the coding sequence GTGTCAGGGGTGGACGCTCCCGACCTGACCTTCCGCACCCTGTTCAACTTCCGCGACGTCGGCGGCCGTACCGGCCACGACGGGCGCCCGGTCCGCACCGGCCGGCTCTACCGCTCCGACTCGCTGCACCGGCTCGACGAGACCGACCAGGCCGCCTTCACCGCCCTCGGCATCCGCACCGTCATCGACCTGCGCCGCCCCACCGAGGTGGCCCGCGACGGCCGGGTGCCCGAGCTGGCCGGCCTGACCTACCGGCACATCCACCCCGAGCACCGGGACTGGGCCGAGCAGATGTACGACCCCGGCACCGGCCTCGCCCGCTGGCTCGCCGACCGGTACGCCGACCTGGCCCGCACCGGCACCGCCGGGCTGGCCGAGGCGGTCGGCCTGATCGCCGACAGCGCCAACGCGCCGACCGTGGTGCACTGCGTCGCCGGCAAGGACCGCACCGGCATCGTCTGCGGCCTCACCCTGGCGGTCCTCGGCGTCGCCGACGACGACATCGCCGCCGACTACGCGCTGAGCACCGAGGCGTCCGAGCGGTTCCACGCCTGGGTCACCGCCACCCTGCCGGAACTGCCCGCGCTGCCGGCGCCCTACCTGGCCTCCCCCGCCGAGGCGATGTCGCTGTTCCTCGCCGAACTGCGCGCCGGGTACGGCTCGGTGGAGGACTACCTGCGCCACGCCGGGGTGACCGACGCCCAGCTCGACGCGTTGCGCGCGCACCTGCTGAGCTGA
- a CDS encoding PRC-barrel domain-containing protein encodes MDRLDPHTTHGGTDPVIDGGQGTYAGGAPSGAFDPWRYRDEAGVASADLTGYKVEATDGSIGKIDKASHEVNDSYLVVDTGPWIFGKKVMLPAGTVNRVDHDEQKVYVDRDKDQIKAAPEYDEASHADAGYRDKLGGYYGENYSALPPDGPNRV; translated from the coding sequence ATGGACAGGCTCGACCCGCACACCACCCACGGCGGCACCGACCCGGTCATCGACGGCGGCCAGGGCACCTACGCCGGCGGCGCGCCGTCCGGCGCGTTCGACCCGTGGCGCTACCGCGACGAGGCCGGCGTGGCCAGCGCCGACCTGACCGGCTACAAGGTCGAGGCGACCGACGGCAGCATCGGCAAGATCGACAAGGCCAGCCACGAGGTGAACGACAGCTACCTGGTCGTCGACACCGGACCGTGGATCTTCGGCAAGAAGGTCATGCTGCCGGCCGGCACCGTGAACCGCGTCGACCACGACGAGCAGAAGGTCTACGTCGACCGGGACAAGGACCAGATCAAGGCCGCCCCGGAGTACGACGAGGCCAGCCACGCCGACGCGGGCTACCGCGACAAGCTCGGTGGCTACTACGGCGAGAACTACTCCGCGCTGCCGCCGGACGGCCCGAACCGGGTCTGA
- a CDS encoding carboxymuconolactone decarboxylase family protein, with translation MGLDAVKAALPEYAKDIKLNLGSTVGTSTLKPEQAWGTALACAVAARNPVVLREIAAEAADHLTPEAIEAAKGAATIMAMNNVFYRAKHLIGDEQYGSMPARLRMQIIARPGVDKGDFELWCLAVSAITGCGVCLESHEKTLRATGFTREQVHEGLRIAAVVHAAAVALDAEAALA, from the coding sequence GTGGGTCTGGACGCGGTCAAGGCGGCCCTGCCCGAGTACGCCAAGGACATCAAGCTCAACCTCGGCTCGACGGTGGGCACCTCCACGCTGAAGCCCGAGCAGGCCTGGGGCACCGCCCTGGCCTGCGCGGTCGCCGCCCGAAACCCGGTGGTGCTGCGTGAGATCGCCGCCGAGGCGGCCGACCACCTCACCCCGGAGGCGATCGAGGCGGCCAAGGGCGCGGCCACGATCATGGCGATGAACAACGTCTTCTACCGGGCCAAGCACCTGATCGGCGACGAGCAGTACGGCTCGATGCCGGCCCGGCTGCGGATGCAGATCATCGCCCGGCCCGGCGTGGACAAGGGCGACTTCGAACTCTGGTGCCTGGCCGTCTCGGCGATCACCGGGTGCGGCGTCTGCCTGGAGTCGCACGAGAAGACCCTGCGGGCCACCGGGTTCACCCGGGAGCAGGTGCACGAGGGGCTGCGGATCGCCGCCGTCGTGCACGCCGCCGCGGTGGCGCTCGACGCCGAGGCCGCGCTGGCCTGA
- a CDS encoding peroxiredoxin, with amino-acid sequence MLTVGDRFPEYELTACVSLDADKAFETIHHKSYEGKWRVVFFWPKDFTFICPTEIAEFGRLNGEFADRDAQVLGVSVDNEFVHYAWRKDHPDLRELPFPMVSDIKRELTEACGVLGADGVAQRATFIVDPNNEIQFAMVTAGSVGRNVSEVLRVLDALQTDELCPCNWNSGGATLDANALLAGAGA; translated from the coding sequence GTGCTCACCGTCGGTGACCGCTTCCCCGAGTACGAACTCACCGCCTGCGTGTCGCTCGACGCCGACAAGGCGTTCGAGACGATCCACCACAAGTCCTACGAGGGCAAGTGGCGGGTGGTCTTCTTCTGGCCGAAGGACTTCACCTTCATCTGCCCGACCGAGATCGCCGAGTTCGGCCGCCTCAACGGTGAGTTCGCCGACCGGGACGCCCAGGTGCTCGGCGTCTCGGTGGACAACGAGTTCGTCCACTACGCCTGGCGCAAGGACCACCCCGACCTGCGCGAGCTGCCCTTCCCGATGGTCAGCGACATCAAGCGCGAGCTGACCGAGGCCTGCGGCGTGCTCGGCGCCGACGGCGTCGCCCAGCGCGCCACCTTCATCGTCGACCCGAACAACGAGATCCAGTTCGCCATGGTCACCGCCGGCTCGGTCGGCCGCAACGTCTCCGAGGTGCTGCGGGTGCTGGACGCGCTGCAGACCGACGAGCTCTGCCCGTGCAACTGGAACTCCGGCGGCGCCACCCTGGACGCGAACGCGCTGCTCGCCGGCGCCGGGGCCTGA
- the cimA gene encoding citramalate synthase — translation MTFQVYDTTLRDGAQREGLSYSVVDKLAVARLLDDLGVGFIEGGWPGAVPKDTEFFRRARTELELRHAILVAFGATRKAGVAVEADAQVRGLLDAETPAVALVAKADLRHVERALRTTAEENLAMIRDTVTHLVAHGRRVFVDGEHFFDGYRLDPAYTAAVLETALAAGAERFVLCDTNGGMLPSQVTAAIADVTARTGVAPELLGIHCQNDTACAVANTIAAVEAGVKHFQGTANGYGERPGNADIFAIVANLQLKLGLPVLPDGCLEQMVRVSHAIAEIANIAPDTHQAYVGAAAFAHKAGLHASAIKVDPLLYNHVDPSVVGNDMRILVTEMAGRASIELKSRELGLDLAGHPEALATVTNRVKELEAGGWSFEAADASFELLVRAELPDRAVPRPFALESYRVIVEHREDGAVVSEATVKIRVRGERVIATAEGNGPVNALDEALRTGLARHYPELRDFELADYKVRILEGSHGTGAVTRVLVETAGAGRDWTTVGVHPNVVEASWHALVDALTYGLDRARV, via the coding sequence ATGACCTTCCAGGTGTACGACACGACGCTGCGCGACGGCGCGCAGCGCGAGGGGCTCAGCTACTCGGTGGTCGACAAGCTGGCGGTGGCCCGCCTGCTCGACGACCTCGGCGTCGGCTTCATCGAGGGCGGCTGGCCGGGCGCGGTGCCGAAGGACACCGAGTTCTTCCGGCGGGCCCGCACGGAGCTGGAGCTGCGGCACGCGATCCTGGTCGCCTTCGGGGCGACCCGCAAGGCCGGCGTGGCGGTCGAGGCCGACGCGCAGGTGCGTGGGTTGCTCGACGCGGAGACCCCGGCCGTGGCCCTGGTCGCCAAGGCCGACCTGCGGCACGTCGAGCGGGCGCTGCGGACCACCGCCGAGGAGAACCTGGCGATGATCCGGGACACGGTGACCCACCTGGTCGCCCACGGCCGGCGGGTCTTCGTCGACGGGGAGCACTTCTTCGACGGCTACCGGCTCGACCCGGCGTACACCGCCGCGGTGCTGGAGACCGCGCTCGCCGCGGGCGCCGAGCGTTTCGTGCTCTGCGACACCAACGGCGGGATGCTGCCGTCGCAGGTCACCGCCGCGATCGCGGACGTCACCGCACGGACCGGGGTGGCCCCGGAGCTGCTCGGCATCCACTGCCAGAACGACACCGCCTGCGCGGTCGCCAACACCATCGCCGCCGTCGAGGCCGGGGTGAAGCACTTCCAGGGCACCGCCAACGGGTACGGCGAGCGCCCCGGCAACGCCGACATCTTCGCGATCGTCGCCAACCTCCAGCTCAAGCTCGGGCTGCCCGTCCTGCCGGACGGCTGCCTGGAACAGATGGTGCGGGTCTCGCACGCCATCGCCGAGATCGCCAACATCGCCCCCGACACCCACCAGGCGTACGTCGGGGCGGCGGCCTTCGCCCACAAGGCGGGGCTCCACGCGAGCGCGATCAAGGTCGACCCGTTGCTCTACAACCACGTGGACCCGTCGGTGGTGGGCAACGACATGCGGATCCTGGTGACCGAGATGGCCGGCCGGGCCAGCATCGAGCTCAAGAGCCGCGAGCTGGGTCTGGACCTGGCCGGCCATCCGGAGGCGCTCGCCACGGTCACCAACCGGGTCAAGGAGCTGGAGGCGGGCGGGTGGTCGTTCGAGGCCGCCGACGCCTCGTTCGAGCTGCTGGTCCGCGCCGAGCTGCCGGACCGGGCGGTGCCGCGCCCGTTCGCCCTGGAGTCGTACCGGGTGATCGTCGAGCACCGCGAGGACGGCGCGGTGGTCTCCGAGGCAACCGTGAAGATCCGGGTACGCGGCGAGCGGGTGATCGCCACCGCCGAGGGCAACGGCCCGGTCAACGCCCTGGACGAGGCGCTGCGCACCGGGCTGGCCCGGCACTACCCGGAGCTGCGCGACTTCGAGCTGGCCGACTACAAGGTGCGCATCCTGGAGGGCAGCCACGGCACCGGCGCGGTGACCCGGGTGCTGGTGGAGACCGCCGGCGCGGGGCGCGACTGGACCACCGTCGGCGTGCACCCCAACGTGGTCGAGGCGTCCTGGCACGCGCTGGTCGACGCGCTCACCTACGGCCTGGACCGCGCCCGGGTCTGA
- a CDS encoding endonuclease/exonuclease/phosphatase family protein: MERPVRRRRTPVTVLCWLAVLPAAGWAVLRLAGLERGPLVQAFAFTPYVAAGALAPLVLALALRRRGPAVVAALAALALAGVVVPRALDADEPAVDGPTVRVLTANLLLGQADPGALVDLVRTRRVDVLAVQEFTPQAAATLDRLGLATLLPYRELAAEPGATGSGLYARFPLSDTGARRNQGFAFRQAYGTVAVPGAPPVRVESAHPASPYEVRVVPDWFTDLRAQPPATPHGPLSVLAGDFNATLDHAPLRALIATGYADAADATGRGLVGTWGPYDGDPIPPVTIDHVLADRRIAVRAVSVHPLPGSDHRAVLAELRLPAAR, encoded by the coding sequence ATCGAGCGGCCGGTACGCCGGCGGCGGACGCCGGTGACGGTGCTGTGCTGGCTCGCCGTGCTGCCCGCCGCCGGGTGGGCGGTGCTGCGCCTGGCCGGCCTGGAACGGGGGCCACTGGTGCAGGCGTTCGCCTTCACGCCGTACGTCGCGGCCGGCGCGCTCGCCCCGCTGGTCCTCGCGCTCGCGCTGCGCCGCCGGGGCCCGGCGGTGGTCGCGGCCCTCGCCGCGCTGGCGCTGGCCGGCGTGGTGGTGCCGCGCGCCCTCGACGCCGACGAGCCGGCCGTCGACGGGCCGACCGTGCGGGTGCTCACCGCCAACCTGCTGCTGGGCCAGGCCGACCCGGGGGCGCTGGTCGACCTGGTCCGCACCCGCCGGGTCGACGTGCTGGCCGTGCAGGAGTTCACCCCGCAGGCCGCCGCCACGCTGGACCGGCTCGGGCTGGCCACCCTGCTGCCGTACCGGGAACTCGCCGCCGAGCCGGGGGCCACCGGGTCCGGCCTCTACGCCCGCTTCCCGCTGAGCGACACGGGCGCGCGGCGCAACCAGGGCTTCGCCTTCCGGCAGGCGTACGGGACCGTGGCGGTGCCGGGCGCGCCACCCGTGCGGGTCGAGTCGGCGCACCCGGCCTCCCCGTACGAGGTGCGGGTGGTGCCGGACTGGTTCACCGACCTGCGGGCCCAGCCGCCCGCCACCCCGCACGGGCCGCTGAGCGTGCTGGCCGGCGACTTCAACGCCACCCTCGACCACGCGCCGCTGCGCGCCCTGATCGCCACCGGGTACGCCGACGCGGCGGACGCCACCGGCCGGGGCCTGGTCGGGACCTGGGGCCCGTACGACGGCGACCCGATCCCGCCGGTCACCATCGACCACGTGCTGGCCGACCGGCGGATCGCGGTCCGCGCGGTGTCGGTGCACCCGCTGCCCGGCAGCGACCACCGCGCCGTCCTCGCCGAACTGCGGCTGCCCGCCGCACGGTGA
- a CDS encoding AAA family ATPase has protein sequence MTDISDTLASVPSSVDADASGVELEQTLFEVKRVIVGQDRLVERLLTALVADGHCLLEGVPGVAKTLAAQTLATVVGGSFSRIQFTPDLVPSDIVGTRIYRASTESFDVELGPVMANLVLADEINRAPAKVQSALLEAMAERQVSIGGRSWPVPDPFLVLATQNPIESEGVYQLPEAQRDRFLMKIVVDYPSDADELAILYRMSTDRPTARQVLDPTRLRHLQHRAGQVFVHHALAEYVVRLILATRDPGRFGLPEIAPLLAYGASPRATLGLVAAARAQALIRGREYVLPDDVRELAVDVLAHRLVLSFDAVADGVSAEAVVRRLVEAVPPPRVVAGHPTATADLAAA, from the coding sequence GTGACGGACATCTCGGACACCCTGGCCAGCGTGCCCAGCTCGGTCGATGCCGACGCGAGCGGCGTCGAGCTGGAACAGACCCTCTTCGAGGTCAAACGCGTGATCGTCGGGCAGGATCGGCTCGTCGAACGCCTGCTCACCGCTCTGGTCGCCGACGGGCACTGCCTGCTGGAGGGCGTACCCGGGGTCGCCAAGACCCTGGCCGCGCAGACCCTCGCCACCGTCGTCGGCGGCAGCTTCTCCCGGATCCAGTTCACCCCCGACCTCGTCCCGTCGGACATCGTGGGCACCCGGATCTACCGGGCCTCCACCGAGAGCTTCGACGTCGAGCTGGGCCCGGTGATGGCCAACCTGGTGCTGGCCGACGAGATCAATCGCGCGCCGGCCAAGGTGCAGTCCGCGCTGCTGGAGGCGATGGCCGAGCGGCAGGTCTCCATCGGCGGCCGGAGCTGGCCGGTGCCCGACCCGTTCCTGGTGCTGGCCACCCAGAACCCGATCGAGTCCGAGGGGGTCTACCAGCTCCCCGAGGCGCAGCGCGACCGGTTCCTCATGAAGATCGTGGTGGACTACCCGAGCGACGCCGACGAGCTGGCCATCCTCTACCGGATGAGCACCGACCGGCCGACCGCGCGCCAGGTGCTCGACCCGACCCGGCTGCGCCACCTGCAACACCGGGCCGGCCAGGTCTTCGTCCACCACGCGCTCGCCGAGTACGTCGTCCGGCTCATCCTCGCCACCCGCGACCCGGGCCGGTTCGGGCTGCCCGAGATCGCCCCGCTGCTGGCGTACGGGGCCAGCCCGCGGGCCACCCTCGGCCTGGTCGCCGCCGCCCGGGCCCAGGCGCTGATCCGGGGCCGGGAGTACGTGCTGCCCGACGACGTCCGGGAACTCGCCGTCGACGTGTTGGCGCACCGGCTGGTGCTCTCCTTCGACGCGGTGGCCGACGGCGTCTCCGCCGAGGCGGTGGTCCGCCGGCTGGTCGAGGCGGTGCCGCCACCACGGGTGGTCGCCGGGCACCCGACCGCGACGGCCGACCTGGCGGCGGCATGA
- a CDS encoding DUF58 domain-containing protein, protein MSRRRVPVPPAPGLADLTPDARLRRLELTVTRRLDGLLHGQYRGLLPGPGSEVAGSREYRPGEDEVRRMDWAVTARTTVPHVREVDADRELSTWLLVDASASMEYGTATLDKRELAVAAVAAVGFLTVGVGNRLGAQVLTPDGVQRYPARSGRTHLLGLLRALLAAPRAGEHDGVGTPPTLVDGLAALERTATRRGLVVVVSDFLDGLPDDPADPPPWAAGLRRLAVRHQVLAVEVTDPRELELPDVGLVTLVDPETGRHREVWTGDRGLRERYARAAAAQRDQVRRALRRSGATHLALRTDRDVSADIVRHVHAQRRLAAAPATTAATRGGGV, encoded by the coding sequence ATGAGCCGGCGGCGGGTGCCCGTACCGCCCGCGCCGGGGCTGGCCGACCTCACCCCCGACGCACGGCTGCGCCGGCTGGAGCTGACCGTCACCCGCCGGCTCGACGGGTTGCTGCACGGCCAGTACCGGGGCCTGCTGCCCGGACCGGGCAGCGAGGTGGCCGGCAGCCGCGAGTACCGCCCCGGCGAGGACGAGGTGCGACGGATGGACTGGGCGGTGACCGCCCGGACCACCGTGCCGCACGTCCGCGAGGTCGACGCCGACCGGGAGCTGAGCACCTGGCTGCTGGTCGACGCCAGCGCCAGCATGGAGTACGGCACCGCGACGCTGGACAAGCGGGAACTCGCGGTGGCCGCCGTCGCCGCCGTCGGGTTCCTCACCGTCGGCGTCGGCAACCGGCTCGGCGCCCAGGTGCTCACCCCGGACGGGGTGCAGCGGTATCCGGCGCGCAGCGGGCGTACCCACCTGCTGGGCCTGCTGCGGGCCCTGCTGGCGGCGCCCCGGGCGGGTGAGCACGACGGCGTCGGCACCCCACCCACGCTGGTCGACGGGCTCGCCGCGCTGGAACGCACGGCCACCCGGCGCGGCCTCGTGGTGGTCGTCTCCGACTTCCTCGACGGGCTGCCGGACGACCCGGCGGACCCGCCACCCTGGGCGGCCGGCCTGCGCCGCCTCGCCGTGCGGCACCAGGTGCTGGCGGTGGAGGTGACCGACCCGCGCGAGCTGGAACTGCCGGACGTCGGCCTGGTCACCCTCGTCGACCCGGAGACCGGCCGGCACCGTGAGGTGTGGACCGGCGACCGGGGCCTGCGGGAACGGTACGCGCGGGCCGCCGCCGCCCAACGCGACCAGGTACGCCGGGCGCTGCGCCGCAGCGGCGCGACACACCTGGCGTTGCGCACCGACCGGGACGTCAGCGCCGACATCGTGCGGCACGTGCACGCCCAGCGTCGGTTGGCCGCCGCCCCGGCCACGACGGCCGCGACCCGGGGCGGTGGGGTGTGA